From Melanotaenia boesemani isolate fMelBoe1 chromosome 12, fMelBoe1.pri, whole genome shotgun sequence, a single genomic window includes:
- the naxd gene encoding ATP-dependent (S)-NAD(P)H-hydrate dehydratase isoform X5, with the protein MQANTTRGFLWSDVETRTLLNIWGEQDIQVALDGNFRNSFVYRDVSRRLGVMGFERTPEQCRVRIKSLKRQYLLAKEGNLRNNGQYHKILFERYYSLGSSSHKGMDDDIFSLVKSIVPPLTSKKHKGQDGRIGIIGGCQDYTGAPYFAAISALKVGADLSHVFCTKDAATVIKSYSPELIVHPVLDSPNAVEEIEKWLPRLHSLVVGPGLGREDVLLKTAKEVIERSKAKDIPIVIDADGLWLVTQQPSVIQGYQKGILTPNFMEFTRLYEALHHEPMNASDHQRSVMQLSGVMGNITLVLKGERDLISDGSKVYSCSVEGSGRRCGGQGDLLSGSMGVLAHWAHAASAMGVIRSVNPSVVAAFGACSLTRQCNNQAFQRHGRSTTTSDMIQEIGPVFRKLFES; encoded by the exons ATGCAAGCAAACACAACGCGGGGCTTCTTGTGGTCGGACGTAGAAACGAGGACCTTGTTAAACATCTGGGGGGAGCAGGACATTCAGGTGGCGCTAGATGGAAACTTCAGAAATAGCTTCGTGTACCGCGACGTTTCCCGCAGGCTGGGAGTGATGGGGTTTGAAAGGACTCCGGAACAATGCAGAGTGCGGATCAAAAGCCTCAAAAGACAGTACCTGTTAGCGAAAGAGGGGAATCTGCGGAACAATGGACAGTATCACAAGATAT TGTTTGAGCGCTACTACAGTTTGGGCTCTTCATCACACAAAGGCATGGATGATGACATCTTTTCACTAGTAAAGAGCATAGTTCCTCCACTGACATCTAAAAAGCACAAGGGACAAGATGGACGTATTGGGATCATTGGCGGATGCCAAGA CTATACCGGTGCACCATACTTTGCCGCCATCTCCGCACTGAAAGTG ggAGCTGACTTGTCTCATGTGTTCTGCACCAAAGATGCTGCTACTGTGATCAAATCGTACAGTCCAGAACTCATAGTTCATCCTGTTCT GGACAGTCCTAATGCTGTGGAAGAAATAGAAAAGTGGCTCCCAAGACTTCACAGCCTTGTAGTGGGACCAGGACTCGGCAGAGAAGACGTTTTACTGAAAACAGCCAAG GAAGTGATTGAAAGATCCAAAGCGAAAGATATTCCTATAGTCATTGATGCA GACGGATTATGGTTAGTTACACAGCAACCATCTGTTATTCAAGGGTACCAGAAGGGTATCCTCACACCTAACTTCATGGAGTTCACCCGACTGTATGAGGCACTG CACCACGAGCCCATGAATGCCAGCGACCATCAACGCAGCGTCATGCAACTCAGTGGAGTTATGGGCAACATCACTCTGGTGCTTAAGGGTGAACGGGATCTCATTTCGGATGGCAGCAAAG TGTACTCATGCAGTGTTGAGGGCAGCGGGAGAAGATGTGGTGGACAAGGTGATCTCCTGTCTGGATCTATGGGAGTGCTGGCTCACTGGGCTCATGCTGCCTCTGCAATGGGAGTGATCAGAAG tgtgaaTCCATCAGTGGTTGCAGCATTTGGTGCCTGTTCACTCACTAGACAGTgcaacaatcaagcgtttcagcGACACGGCAGGTCCACCACCACCTCAGACATGATTCAAGAGATTGGCCCAGTCTTCAGGAAGCTGTTTGAAAGCTGA
- the naxd gene encoding ATP-dependent (S)-NAD(P)H-hydrate dehydratase isoform X7, with amino-acid sequence MIRISCVHFSALKRLVFERYYSLGSSSHKGMDDDIFSLVKSIVPPLTSKKHKGQDGRIGIIGGCQDYTGAPYFAAISALKVGADLSHVFCTKDAATVIKSYSPELIVHPVLDSPNAVEEIEKWLPRLHSLVVGPGLGREDVLLKTAKEVIERSKAKDIPIVIDADGLWLVTQQPSVIQGYQKGILTPNFMEFTRLYEALHHEPMNASDHQRSVMQLSGVMGNITLVLKGERDLISDGSKVYSCSVEGSGRRCGGQGDLLSGSMGVLAHWAHAASAMGVIRSVNPSVVAAFGACSLTRQCNNQAFQRHGRSTTTSDMIQEIGPVFRKLFES; translated from the exons ATGATCAGGATCTCTTGTGTACACTTTTCAGCGTTGAAACGTTTAG TGTTTGAGCGCTACTACAGTTTGGGCTCTTCATCACACAAAGGCATGGATGATGACATCTTTTCACTAGTAAAGAGCATAGTTCCTCCACTGACATCTAAAAAGCACAAGGGACAAGATGGACGTATTGGGATCATTGGCGGATGCCAAGA CTATACCGGTGCACCATACTTTGCCGCCATCTCCGCACTGAAAGTG ggAGCTGACTTGTCTCATGTGTTCTGCACCAAAGATGCTGCTACTGTGATCAAATCGTACAGTCCAGAACTCATAGTTCATCCTGTTCT GGACAGTCCTAATGCTGTGGAAGAAATAGAAAAGTGGCTCCCAAGACTTCACAGCCTTGTAGTGGGACCAGGACTCGGCAGAGAAGACGTTTTACTGAAAACAGCCAAG GAAGTGATTGAAAGATCCAAAGCGAAAGATATTCCTATAGTCATTGATGCA GACGGATTATGGTTAGTTACACAGCAACCATCTGTTATTCAAGGGTACCAGAAGGGTATCCTCACACCTAACTTCATGGAGTTCACCCGACTGTATGAGGCACTG CACCACGAGCCCATGAATGCCAGCGACCATCAACGCAGCGTCATGCAACTCAGTGGAGTTATGGGCAACATCACTCTGGTGCTTAAGGGTGAACGGGATCTCATTTCGGATGGCAGCAAAG TGTACTCATGCAGTGTTGAGGGCAGCGGGAGAAGATGTGGTGGACAAGGTGATCTCCTGTCTGGATCTATGGGAGTGCTGGCTCACTGGGCTCATGCTGCCTCTGCAATGGGAGTGATCAGAAG tgtgaaTCCATCAGTGGTTGCAGCATTTGGTGCCTGTTCACTCACTAGACAGTgcaacaatcaagcgtttcagcGACACGGCAGGTCCACCACCACCTCAGACATGATTCAAGAGATTGGCCCAGTCTTCAGGAAGCTGTTTGAAAGCTGA
- the naxd gene encoding ATP-dependent (S)-NAD(P)H-hydrate dehydratase isoform X4, which produces MDSGQGVEEAGEGLEEDGEDAQDAYLESTRECPYPAETEVKLEYPTVPIPIPVKVTVGNNSTTVKPHNSNQSVCNLSTRTPKRPRKRRSNFPMEKLMEQFLEQSAQAEDSFYRMEEQRLQAEDRRREAEHARELHMLQMLGQMFSGISSARPSSAATPTKTAPPRPPVISTASSSHARGLSSQHKRPSPQTDCFNQQTQLLNTDPQTLVFERYYSLGSSSHKGMDDDIFSLVKSIVPPLTSKKHKGQDGRIGIIGGCQDYTGAPYFAAISALKVGADLSHVFCTKDAATVIKSYSPELIVHPVLDSPNAVEEIEKWLPRLHSLVVGPGLGREDVLLKTAKEVIERSKAKDIPIVIDADGLWLVTQQPSVIQGYQKGILTPNFMEFTRLYEALHHEPMNASDHQRSVMQLSGVMGNITLVLKGERDLISDGSKVYSCSVEGSGRRCGGQGDLLSGSMGVLAHWAHAASAMGVIRSVNPSVVAAFGACSLTRQCNNQAFQRHGRSTTTSDMIQEIGPVFRKLFES; this is translated from the exons ATGGATAGTGGGCAGGGAGTGGAGGAGGCCGGGGAAGGCctggaggaggatggagaggatGCTCAGGATGCATACCTGGAGAGCACAAGAGAATGTCCTTATCCTGCTGAGACTGAGGTGAAGCTGGAGTATCCAACTGTCCCCATCCCTATTCCAGTTAAAGTGACAGTGGGCAATAACA GCACCACAGTAAAACCACACAACAGCAACCAGTCAGTGTGTAATTTGTCAACGAGAACGCCTAAAAGGCCCAGAAAACGGCGTTCAAACTTTCCCATGGAGAAACTTATGGAGCAGTTCTTGGAGCAGAGTGCCCAAGCTGAAGACAGCTTTTATCGCATGGAGGAACAGCGGCTGCAAGCGGAGGATCGCCGTCGTGAAGCTGAGCATGCCAGGGAGCTGCACATGCTTCAGATGCTTGGTCAGATGTTCTCCGGCATCTCCTCAGCCAGGCCCAGCTCAGCTGCCACTCCCACCAAGACTGCCCCTCCCCGCCCTCCGGTCATCTCCACTGCCTCCTCGTCACATGCACGTGGCCTATCCAGTCAACACAAACGCCCTTCACCCCAGACAGACTGTTTCAACCAACAGACCCAACTGTTGAACACAGACCCACAGACATTAG TGTTTGAGCGCTACTACAGTTTGGGCTCTTCATCACACAAAGGCATGGATGATGACATCTTTTCACTAGTAAAGAGCATAGTTCCTCCACTGACATCTAAAAAGCACAAGGGACAAGATGGACGTATTGGGATCATTGGCGGATGCCAAGA CTATACCGGTGCACCATACTTTGCCGCCATCTCCGCACTGAAAGTG ggAGCTGACTTGTCTCATGTGTTCTGCACCAAAGATGCTGCTACTGTGATCAAATCGTACAGTCCAGAACTCATAGTTCATCCTGTTCT GGACAGTCCTAATGCTGTGGAAGAAATAGAAAAGTGGCTCCCAAGACTTCACAGCCTTGTAGTGGGACCAGGACTCGGCAGAGAAGACGTTTTACTGAAAACAGCCAAG GAAGTGATTGAAAGATCCAAAGCGAAAGATATTCCTATAGTCATTGATGCA GACGGATTATGGTTAGTTACACAGCAACCATCTGTTATTCAAGGGTACCAGAAGGGTATCCTCACACCTAACTTCATGGAGTTCACCCGACTGTATGAGGCACTG CACCACGAGCCCATGAATGCCAGCGACCATCAACGCAGCGTCATGCAACTCAGTGGAGTTATGGGCAACATCACTCTGGTGCTTAAGGGTGAACGGGATCTCATTTCGGATGGCAGCAAAG TGTACTCATGCAGTGTTGAGGGCAGCGGGAGAAGATGTGGTGGACAAGGTGATCTCCTGTCTGGATCTATGGGAGTGCTGGCTCACTGGGCTCATGCTGCCTCTGCAATGGGAGTGATCAGAAG tgtgaaTCCATCAGTGGTTGCAGCATTTGGTGCCTGTTCACTCACTAGACAGTgcaacaatcaagcgtttcagcGACACGGCAGGTCCACCACCACCTCAGACATGATTCAAGAGATTGGCCCAGTCTTCAGGAAGCTGTTTGAAAGCTGA
- the naxd gene encoding ATP-dependent (S)-NAD(P)H-hydrate dehydratase isoform X1 has protein sequence MQANTTRGFLWSDVETRTLLNIWGEQDIQVALDGNFRNSFVYRDVSRRLGVMGFERTPEQCRVRIKSLKRQYLLAKEGNLRNNGQYHKICKFYDTMERILSNRPVLDPQELMDSGQGVEEAGEGLEEDGEDAQDAYLESTRECPYPAETEVKLEYPTVPIPIPVKVTVGNNSTTVKPHNSNQSVCNLSTRTPKRPRKRRSNFPMEKLMEQFLEQSAQAEDSFYRMEEQRLQAEDRRREAEHARELHMLQMLGQMFSGISSARPSSAATPTKTAPPRPPVISTASSSHARGLSSQHKRPSPQTDCFNQQTQLLNTDPQTLVFERYYSLGSSSHKGMDDDIFSLVKSIVPPLTSKKHKGQDGRIGIIGGCQDYTGAPYFAAISALKVGADLSHVFCTKDAATVIKSYSPELIVHPVLDSPNAVEEIEKWLPRLHSLVVGPGLGREDVLLKTAKEVIERSKAKDIPIVIDADGLWLVTQQPSVIQGYQKGILTPNFMEFTRLYEALHHEPMNASDHQRSVMQLSGVMGNITLVLKGERDLISDGSKVYSCSVEGSGRRCGGQGDLLSGSMGVLAHWAHAASAMGVIRSVNPSVVAAFGACSLTRQCNNQAFQRHGRSTTTSDMIQEIGPVFRKLFES, from the exons ATGCAAGCAAACACAACGCGGGGCTTCTTGTGGTCGGACGTAGAAACGAGGACCTTGTTAAACATCTGGGGGGAGCAGGACATTCAGGTGGCGCTAGATGGAAACTTCAGAAATAGCTTCGTGTACCGCGACGTTTCCCGCAGGCTGGGAGTGATGGGGTTTGAAAGGACTCCGGAACAATGCAGAGTGCGGATCAAAAGCCTCAAAAGACAGTACCTGTTAGCGAAAGAGGGGAATCTGCGGAACAATGGACAGTATCACAAGATATGTAAGTTTTATGACACTATGGAGAGGATTTTGAGCAACCGACCGGTACTTGACCCGCAGGAGCTGATGGATAGTGGGCAGGGAGTGGAGGAGGCCGGGGAAGGCctggaggaggatggagaggatGCTCAGGATGCATACCTGGAGAGCACAAGAGAATGTCCTTATCCTGCTGAGACTGAGGTGAAGCTGGAGTATCCAACTGTCCCCATCCCTATTCCAGTTAAAGTGACAGTGGGCAATAACA GCACCACAGTAAAACCACACAACAGCAACCAGTCAGTGTGTAATTTGTCAACGAGAACGCCTAAAAGGCCCAGAAAACGGCGTTCAAACTTTCCCATGGAGAAACTTATGGAGCAGTTCTTGGAGCAGAGTGCCCAAGCTGAAGACAGCTTTTATCGCATGGAGGAACAGCGGCTGCAAGCGGAGGATCGCCGTCGTGAAGCTGAGCATGCCAGGGAGCTGCACATGCTTCAGATGCTTGGTCAGATGTTCTCCGGCATCTCCTCAGCCAGGCCCAGCTCAGCTGCCACTCCCACCAAGACTGCCCCTCCCCGCCCTCCGGTCATCTCCACTGCCTCCTCGTCACATGCACGTGGCCTATCCAGTCAACACAAACGCCCTTCACCCCAGACAGACTGTTTCAACCAACAGACCCAACTGTTGAACACAGACCCACAGACATTAG TGTTTGAGCGCTACTACAGTTTGGGCTCTTCATCACACAAAGGCATGGATGATGACATCTTTTCACTAGTAAAGAGCATAGTTCCTCCACTGACATCTAAAAAGCACAAGGGACAAGATGGACGTATTGGGATCATTGGCGGATGCCAAGA CTATACCGGTGCACCATACTTTGCCGCCATCTCCGCACTGAAAGTG ggAGCTGACTTGTCTCATGTGTTCTGCACCAAAGATGCTGCTACTGTGATCAAATCGTACAGTCCAGAACTCATAGTTCATCCTGTTCT GGACAGTCCTAATGCTGTGGAAGAAATAGAAAAGTGGCTCCCAAGACTTCACAGCCTTGTAGTGGGACCAGGACTCGGCAGAGAAGACGTTTTACTGAAAACAGCCAAG GAAGTGATTGAAAGATCCAAAGCGAAAGATATTCCTATAGTCATTGATGCA GACGGATTATGGTTAGTTACACAGCAACCATCTGTTATTCAAGGGTACCAGAAGGGTATCCTCACACCTAACTTCATGGAGTTCACCCGACTGTATGAGGCACTG CACCACGAGCCCATGAATGCCAGCGACCATCAACGCAGCGTCATGCAACTCAGTGGAGTTATGGGCAACATCACTCTGGTGCTTAAGGGTGAACGGGATCTCATTTCGGATGGCAGCAAAG TGTACTCATGCAGTGTTGAGGGCAGCGGGAGAAGATGTGGTGGACAAGGTGATCTCCTGTCTGGATCTATGGGAGTGCTGGCTCACTGGGCTCATGCTGCCTCTGCAATGGGAGTGATCAGAAG tgtgaaTCCATCAGTGGTTGCAGCATTTGGTGCCTGTTCACTCACTAGACAGTgcaacaatcaagcgtttcagcGACACGGCAGGTCCACCACCACCTCAGACATGATTCAAGAGATTGGCCCAGTCTTCAGGAAGCTGTTTGAAAGCTGA
- the naxd gene encoding ATP-dependent (S)-NAD(P)H-hydrate dehydratase isoform X2, whose protein sequence is MWEAACTAQTERSHAGDASGGITRFQELMDSGQGVEEAGEGLEEDGEDAQDAYLESTRECPYPAETEVKLEYPTVPIPIPVKVTVGNNSTTVKPHNSNQSVCNLSTRTPKRPRKRRSNFPMEKLMEQFLEQSAQAEDSFYRMEEQRLQAEDRRREAEHARELHMLQMLGQMFSGISSARPSSAATPTKTAPPRPPVISTASSSHARGLSSQHKRPSPQTDCFNQQTQLLNTDPQTLVFERYYSLGSSSHKGMDDDIFSLVKSIVPPLTSKKHKGQDGRIGIIGGCQDYTGAPYFAAISALKVGADLSHVFCTKDAATVIKSYSPELIVHPVLDSPNAVEEIEKWLPRLHSLVVGPGLGREDVLLKTAKEVIERSKAKDIPIVIDADGLWLVTQQPSVIQGYQKGILTPNFMEFTRLYEALHHEPMNASDHQRSVMQLSGVMGNITLVLKGERDLISDGSKVYSCSVEGSGRRCGGQGDLLSGSMGVLAHWAHAASAMGVIRSVNPSVVAAFGACSLTRQCNNQAFQRHGRSTTTSDMIQEIGPVFRKLFES, encoded by the exons GAGCTGATGGATAGTGGGCAGGGAGTGGAGGAGGCCGGGGAAGGCctggaggaggatggagaggatGCTCAGGATGCATACCTGGAGAGCACAAGAGAATGTCCTTATCCTGCTGAGACTGAGGTGAAGCTGGAGTATCCAACTGTCCCCATCCCTATTCCAGTTAAAGTGACAGTGGGCAATAACA GCACCACAGTAAAACCACACAACAGCAACCAGTCAGTGTGTAATTTGTCAACGAGAACGCCTAAAAGGCCCAGAAAACGGCGTTCAAACTTTCCCATGGAGAAACTTATGGAGCAGTTCTTGGAGCAGAGTGCCCAAGCTGAAGACAGCTTTTATCGCATGGAGGAACAGCGGCTGCAAGCGGAGGATCGCCGTCGTGAAGCTGAGCATGCCAGGGAGCTGCACATGCTTCAGATGCTTGGTCAGATGTTCTCCGGCATCTCCTCAGCCAGGCCCAGCTCAGCTGCCACTCCCACCAAGACTGCCCCTCCCCGCCCTCCGGTCATCTCCACTGCCTCCTCGTCACATGCACGTGGCCTATCCAGTCAACACAAACGCCCTTCACCCCAGACAGACTGTTTCAACCAACAGACCCAACTGTTGAACACAGACCCACAGACATTAG TGTTTGAGCGCTACTACAGTTTGGGCTCTTCATCACACAAAGGCATGGATGATGACATCTTTTCACTAGTAAAGAGCATAGTTCCTCCACTGACATCTAAAAAGCACAAGGGACAAGATGGACGTATTGGGATCATTGGCGGATGCCAAGA CTATACCGGTGCACCATACTTTGCCGCCATCTCCGCACTGAAAGTG ggAGCTGACTTGTCTCATGTGTTCTGCACCAAAGATGCTGCTACTGTGATCAAATCGTACAGTCCAGAACTCATAGTTCATCCTGTTCT GGACAGTCCTAATGCTGTGGAAGAAATAGAAAAGTGGCTCCCAAGACTTCACAGCCTTGTAGTGGGACCAGGACTCGGCAGAGAAGACGTTTTACTGAAAACAGCCAAG GAAGTGATTGAAAGATCCAAAGCGAAAGATATTCCTATAGTCATTGATGCA GACGGATTATGGTTAGTTACACAGCAACCATCTGTTATTCAAGGGTACCAGAAGGGTATCCTCACACCTAACTTCATGGAGTTCACCCGACTGTATGAGGCACTG CACCACGAGCCCATGAATGCCAGCGACCATCAACGCAGCGTCATGCAACTCAGTGGAGTTATGGGCAACATCACTCTGGTGCTTAAGGGTGAACGGGATCTCATTTCGGATGGCAGCAAAG TGTACTCATGCAGTGTTGAGGGCAGCGGGAGAAGATGTGGTGGACAAGGTGATCTCCTGTCTGGATCTATGGGAGTGCTGGCTCACTGGGCTCATGCTGCCTCTGCAATGGGAGTGATCAGAAG tgtgaaTCCATCAGTGGTTGCAGCATTTGGTGCCTGTTCACTCACTAGACAGTgcaacaatcaagcgtttcagcGACACGGCAGGTCCACCACCACCTCAGACATGATTCAAGAGATTGGCCCAGTCTTCAGGAAGCTGTTTGAAAGCTGA
- the naxd gene encoding ATP-dependent (S)-NAD(P)H-hydrate dehydratase isoform X3 — protein MFFLADCFVEELMDSGQGVEEAGEGLEEDGEDAQDAYLESTRECPYPAETEVKLEYPTVPIPIPVKVTVGNNSTTVKPHNSNQSVCNLSTRTPKRPRKRRSNFPMEKLMEQFLEQSAQAEDSFYRMEEQRLQAEDRRREAEHARELHMLQMLGQMFSGISSARPSSAATPTKTAPPRPPVISTASSSHARGLSSQHKRPSPQTDCFNQQTQLLNTDPQTLVFERYYSLGSSSHKGMDDDIFSLVKSIVPPLTSKKHKGQDGRIGIIGGCQDYTGAPYFAAISALKVGADLSHVFCTKDAATVIKSYSPELIVHPVLDSPNAVEEIEKWLPRLHSLVVGPGLGREDVLLKTAKEVIERSKAKDIPIVIDADGLWLVTQQPSVIQGYQKGILTPNFMEFTRLYEALHHEPMNASDHQRSVMQLSGVMGNITLVLKGERDLISDGSKVYSCSVEGSGRRCGGQGDLLSGSMGVLAHWAHAASAMGVIRSVNPSVVAAFGACSLTRQCNNQAFQRHGRSTTTSDMIQEIGPVFRKLFES, from the exons GAGCTGATGGATAGTGGGCAGGGAGTGGAGGAGGCCGGGGAAGGCctggaggaggatggagaggatGCTCAGGATGCATACCTGGAGAGCACAAGAGAATGTCCTTATCCTGCTGAGACTGAGGTGAAGCTGGAGTATCCAACTGTCCCCATCCCTATTCCAGTTAAAGTGACAGTGGGCAATAACA GCACCACAGTAAAACCACACAACAGCAACCAGTCAGTGTGTAATTTGTCAACGAGAACGCCTAAAAGGCCCAGAAAACGGCGTTCAAACTTTCCCATGGAGAAACTTATGGAGCAGTTCTTGGAGCAGAGTGCCCAAGCTGAAGACAGCTTTTATCGCATGGAGGAACAGCGGCTGCAAGCGGAGGATCGCCGTCGTGAAGCTGAGCATGCCAGGGAGCTGCACATGCTTCAGATGCTTGGTCAGATGTTCTCCGGCATCTCCTCAGCCAGGCCCAGCTCAGCTGCCACTCCCACCAAGACTGCCCCTCCCCGCCCTCCGGTCATCTCCACTGCCTCCTCGTCACATGCACGTGGCCTATCCAGTCAACACAAACGCCCTTCACCCCAGACAGACTGTTTCAACCAACAGACCCAACTGTTGAACACAGACCCACAGACATTAG TGTTTGAGCGCTACTACAGTTTGGGCTCTTCATCACACAAAGGCATGGATGATGACATCTTTTCACTAGTAAAGAGCATAGTTCCTCCACTGACATCTAAAAAGCACAAGGGACAAGATGGACGTATTGGGATCATTGGCGGATGCCAAGA CTATACCGGTGCACCATACTTTGCCGCCATCTCCGCACTGAAAGTG ggAGCTGACTTGTCTCATGTGTTCTGCACCAAAGATGCTGCTACTGTGATCAAATCGTACAGTCCAGAACTCATAGTTCATCCTGTTCT GGACAGTCCTAATGCTGTGGAAGAAATAGAAAAGTGGCTCCCAAGACTTCACAGCCTTGTAGTGGGACCAGGACTCGGCAGAGAAGACGTTTTACTGAAAACAGCCAAG GAAGTGATTGAAAGATCCAAAGCGAAAGATATTCCTATAGTCATTGATGCA GACGGATTATGGTTAGTTACACAGCAACCATCTGTTATTCAAGGGTACCAGAAGGGTATCCTCACACCTAACTTCATGGAGTTCACCCGACTGTATGAGGCACTG CACCACGAGCCCATGAATGCCAGCGACCATCAACGCAGCGTCATGCAACTCAGTGGAGTTATGGGCAACATCACTCTGGTGCTTAAGGGTGAACGGGATCTCATTTCGGATGGCAGCAAAG TGTACTCATGCAGTGTTGAGGGCAGCGGGAGAAGATGTGGTGGACAAGGTGATCTCCTGTCTGGATCTATGGGAGTGCTGGCTCACTGGGCTCATGCTGCCTCTGCAATGGGAGTGATCAGAAG tgtgaaTCCATCAGTGGTTGCAGCATTTGGTGCCTGTTCACTCACTAGACAGTgcaacaatcaagcgtttcagcGACACGGCAGGTCCACCACCACCTCAGACATGATTCAAGAGATTGGCCCAGTCTTCAGGAAGCTGTTTGAAAGCTGA
- the naxd gene encoding ATP-dependent (S)-NAD(P)H-hydrate dehydratase isoform X6: MPQQIQTQFAVFLITVALAIIASFIFLDKKVFERYYSLGSSSHKGMDDDIFSLVKSIVPPLTSKKHKGQDGRIGIIGGCQDYTGAPYFAAISALKVGADLSHVFCTKDAATVIKSYSPELIVHPVLDSPNAVEEIEKWLPRLHSLVVGPGLGREDVLLKTAKEVIERSKAKDIPIVIDADGLWLVTQQPSVIQGYQKGILTPNFMEFTRLYEALHHEPMNASDHQRSVMQLSGVMGNITLVLKGERDLISDGSKVYSCSVEGSGRRCGGQGDLLSGSMGVLAHWAHAASAMGVIRSVNPSVVAAFGACSLTRQCNNQAFQRHGRSTTTSDMIQEIGPVFRKLFES; the protein is encoded by the exons ATGCCTCAGCAGATTCAGACTCAATTCGCCGTTTTCTTGATCACAGTTGCACTGGCAATTATCGCCTCTTTCATCTTTTTGGATAAAAAAG TGTTTGAGCGCTACTACAGTTTGGGCTCTTCATCACACAAAGGCATGGATGATGACATCTTTTCACTAGTAAAGAGCATAGTTCCTCCACTGACATCTAAAAAGCACAAGGGACAAGATGGACGTATTGGGATCATTGGCGGATGCCAAGA CTATACCGGTGCACCATACTTTGCCGCCATCTCCGCACTGAAAGTG ggAGCTGACTTGTCTCATGTGTTCTGCACCAAAGATGCTGCTACTGTGATCAAATCGTACAGTCCAGAACTCATAGTTCATCCTGTTCT GGACAGTCCTAATGCTGTGGAAGAAATAGAAAAGTGGCTCCCAAGACTTCACAGCCTTGTAGTGGGACCAGGACTCGGCAGAGAAGACGTTTTACTGAAAACAGCCAAG GAAGTGATTGAAAGATCCAAAGCGAAAGATATTCCTATAGTCATTGATGCA GACGGATTATGGTTAGTTACACAGCAACCATCTGTTATTCAAGGGTACCAGAAGGGTATCCTCACACCTAACTTCATGGAGTTCACCCGACTGTATGAGGCACTG CACCACGAGCCCATGAATGCCAGCGACCATCAACGCAGCGTCATGCAACTCAGTGGAGTTATGGGCAACATCACTCTGGTGCTTAAGGGTGAACGGGATCTCATTTCGGATGGCAGCAAAG TGTACTCATGCAGTGTTGAGGGCAGCGGGAGAAGATGTGGTGGACAAGGTGATCTCCTGTCTGGATCTATGGGAGTGCTGGCTCACTGGGCTCATGCTGCCTCTGCAATGGGAGTGATCAGAAG tgtgaaTCCATCAGTGGTTGCAGCATTTGGTGCCTGTTCACTCACTAGACAGTgcaacaatcaagcgtttcagcGACACGGCAGGTCCACCACCACCTCAGACATGATTCAAGAGATTGGCCCAGTCTTCAGGAAGCTGTTTGAAAGCTGA